Sequence from the Maribellus comscasis genome:
CCCAATGAAAGTAAAACGCCTCCTGTGCTTCCTTGTCTTCCCACAAATTATAAGGTTCATTAAAACCGGCATTTACACAAAAACCGGGAGCCCGATGTAAATTTAAACTTACATGTAAACCATTTTTATTTGCAGCATCTACCAGGGCTTCCACATTGTCCACCTCTTTTTCATTGATATTCAAAATGTCTTCAGGAGTAATATCCCGACTTTGATCAAAATTAAGGAAGCGCGGATATGCCATCGGCAGACGCACAAAATCAAATCCCCAATCAGACATCCATTTAAAATACTCTTCGGTAGTTTTAGGTCTCGCTCCTCCGTTCATATTGGGTGAAAAATAATCAAGCAGATTAAATCCTTTCCAACGGGGTAATTTATTTTTTACAGGAAGATTCTTTTGCGAAAAAGCCGGAACACCGGCCATACCAATTGCGACAGTTGCCAGGCTTGTGGTTTTTATAAAATTTCTTCTTTGCATTTTCACAAGGTTTCATTGGTTTCTGTAAATATAGACAAATTGCATAAAACAAAATGAGTGCAACATGTAATCTTGTAGAATTTGTTTGCTTTCCGGACTTGCCTCAATAAAACAACAGCCCTGATTAAATTATCGTGTACAGTGATATTGTAGCAAAATCAGGCGCATTGTTTTTAAACGTGTTAATTTTTAAAACAGGAAAAAAGAGATTTATACATTTATCTTTATATTTTAGTAAAATTGAATATGTTATACTAAAAAATTTAGTAAACAGACTAAACCATAATAATAAACTACAGAATGTCACTAATGAAAATAATGAACCATAATGTGATTTGTCAAGAGTTGAAAACTGTTTTTCACACAAAAACCATAAGCAAGCCGAATAGAATAAAAAATTACTGCTTAGTTCAAGTCTCTCCATGTATAAATTCCTTTTCAAATTACAGGAAAGGAAGACAACAAAACTCAGAATTTAGCACATGAACGGTCAGTCTTCAGAATAAATTATAACTAAAATTTTAAAATATTTCTGTGAAAAACTTATTCCAACAAAAACGACAAATAGTTTTAAAACCTGACTAATTTCTTTTTATGCATCTTACCGTTTTCCTTTTGATAAAGAATAAAAATCCCCTGATCTTTTTATTCTTTGGGCTTGTGGGGATTCTCTTTTTACCTCAAGATTTATTGGCTCAACGCGTAGTTGACATAAGTCAATACCCGCCAGAATATTTCGATTCTATTCGGGCAAACGTTTACGATACAACCAATGTCAACTATACTATCAGGGCGTATCGGCTAAGTTCTGAAGATAAAATTGTGATTGATGGAAATCTGGATGAACCAGCCTGGAAAATCGCCGATCGTAAAACGAACTTTATTGAAAAAGATCCCTATCCTTTGATTCCCACAAGCGATGAAACAGAATTTGCAATTTTGTATGACGATGAAAATTTATATGTTGGGGTATGGTGCTGGGATGCAGTGCCTGATAAAATTGTTGCCTACCTGGCTCCCCGGGGCACGTACGGAGCAGACAACCTTCAACTTTTTATTGATAGTTACAACGATGACAGAACCGGGTATAAATTTGTTATTTCGCCTACTGGTGTTCAGGGCGACGAACTTCGTTACGACGATGTAAAACGCGACCGGAACTGGAACGGAATTTGGTATTCAGAAGGAAAAGTCGATGACAAAGGTTGGTATGTTGAAGTAAAAATTCCGTTCTTTAACATGCGATATTCTTCCAGCGAACAGCAAACCTGGGGTTTTAACATTATGCGCACTATGGCCAGGGAGGCATCACGTAGCCAATGGAAACCACATTTACCCGAATGGGAAAACAATACACGCATGTCGCAACTGGGACAAATAGTAGGGATAAAAAATATCAGTTCAGGAAGAACTTTTGAATTACGACCATATGGAACAGTAAGTTCAACAGAAGCCTTAAATGTTTCGCCGTTTAAAACATTAAATTTAGGTGGTGACATCCGCTTTAGCCCAAGCCCCAACCTAACTGCCGATTTTACCTTTAACCCCGACTTTGCACAGGTCGATGCGGATGTTTTTGAAATTAACCTCACACGGTTTCCCACCCGGTTTGCCGAACTTCGGCCATTTTTTACTGAACGGATAAATGTATTTAATACTCCGCTTGAGCTTTTTTACAGTCGCCGAATAGGTGCAAAAGGTGATATTCTGGGCGGAGTAAAAATGACCGGAAAACTAAATCACGGAGTTGAATTTGGAGTTTTAGGAAATGTAACCGGGAAATCGGTGTTTAAAAGTGCGCTGCAAAATTCAGAAAAAGCCACTTTTGGTGTAATGCGGGTGAAGAAAGACATTTTAGGTTCAAGCAATATTGGTATTCTGGCAGCAACAAAAGAAGAAGCAGATAATTACAACCGTATTTTTGGCGTTGACGGCAGTTTTGTTCTCAGCGGAAACGATTTTGTCGATTTTCAGGTTGCCACCGGACAAACCGAAAAACAAACCGAACAAAACATGGCTTACAACCTCATTTACACCAGAACCGGCGATTTAATGGGACTGATTTTAACTGGAGAAAGAATTGAACCCGAGTTTGAAATAAATCGTGTGGGATATATTCAAAAAGAAGCATACCGCGGTTGGGATAATGTAACGGGAACGTACAAGTTAAGTCCGAGAATAAATAAATACAACCTGAGAAGAATAACTGCCAACGCCACTCTTGAATTTGACAGGGATTTATTTACTTCGGAATACATTAACAATGTACTGCAAAATTTTCCTGATTTTGTTCCCGATGTAATGTTTGGATCGGTTACAACAAACGATGAAGGGAATCCGGTAATTTCAGATGGAAGCCGTACTTCAAACAACTACAAAGTTGGAGGCGACCTTACCATAAACATGATCAATGAAATGATTATTGTGGCAGACTACAAACGTTTTACAGCTACCGAACTTACGGGTCAATATTCCGGGAATCTGCTAACGCTGAGTTATTCTACACGCCCGATAAATAAAGGTGCCAGCTTTGCCGGTGTATTTGGCTTTACAAATGACACTTATTACAATTTTAATCAAAAATACGTGGCCCGGCAAAGAAAATTAACACTTGAGGGAGAAGGCCGTTTAACCCGGAATTTTCTTACAACGTTAATTGGAGATTACACTGAAACTTTCACAACAAGCGACCACAAAGACGGACGTTATTTTAAACTTTCCTCCAACTCAACATGGATGTTCACCAAAGATTTTTACCTGAGAGTACATGCCCAGGGAATTCTGGGAACAACATTCTACCAGCAAAAAGAAATTTACAACGAATATTTGCTAAGCTGCCTGATGAGTTGGGAATACCGGCCCGGCAGTTTCCTGTACCTAGCCTACAACGAAGGACGATTTGATCCTTCGGGAAACTCCGGTTGGAGAAACATGAGTTTAAATAATCGCACCATCATTTTAAAAATTTCCTATTTCTTTAGTATTTAGAAAAAAGAAAATCTTTAAAGGTACCCGGAAAACCCCACGGCAAGTCACAAGAAATTGTTTGAATAAATTACCGTAAATAACACCAAACATACGATTCAGTTACAAAATGGAGGTTGGTATAGTTCCCTTTATTTACATAATTTCAACTAAAAAAGTTAAACAACGCGCTATTCCATGGGAAAGAATTAAACTGATTCTTTTTAAAACCAACTTTCCTTTTAGCATCAAAGCGTTATATTTGCCGGAACATTTGCATTAAACTTTGGAAGATAAACGACTCTGGGAACATATAAAATACGGTGATAAAAAGGCACTAAAAAAACTGCACGACAAATATTTCAAACAGATGTGTCTTTATACACAAAAATCTGTAACGGATACAAGTGTTGTAGAAGAATTGGTCTCTGATTGTTTTATAAAACTCTGGGAAAACCGTGC
This genomic interval carries:
- a CDS encoding carbohydrate binding family 9 domain-containing protein, which produces MHLTVFLLIKNKNPLIFLFFGLVGILFLPQDLLAQRVVDISQYPPEYFDSIRANVYDTTNVNYTIRAYRLSSEDKIVIDGNLDEPAWKIADRKTNFIEKDPYPLIPTSDETEFAILYDDENLYVGVWCWDAVPDKIVAYLAPRGTYGADNLQLFIDSYNDDRTGYKFVISPTGVQGDELRYDDVKRDRNWNGIWYSEGKVDDKGWYVEVKIPFFNMRYSSSEQQTWGFNIMRTMAREASRSQWKPHLPEWENNTRMSQLGQIVGIKNISSGRTFELRPYGTVSSTEALNVSPFKTLNLGGDIRFSPSPNLTADFTFNPDFAQVDADVFEINLTRFPTRFAELRPFFTERINVFNTPLELFYSRRIGAKGDILGGVKMTGKLNHGVEFGVLGNVTGKSVFKSALQNSEKATFGVMRVKKDILGSSNIGILAATKEEADNYNRIFGVDGSFVLSGNDFVDFQVATGQTEKQTEQNMAYNLIYTRTGDLMGLILTGERIEPEFEINRVGYIQKEAYRGWDNVTGTYKLSPRINKYNLRRITANATLEFDRDLFTSEYINNVLQNFPDFVPDVMFGSVTTNDEGNPVISDGSRTSNNYKVGGDLTINMINEMIIVADYKRFTATELTGQYSGNLLTLSYSTRPINKGASFAGVFGFTNDTYYNFNQKYVARQRKLTLEGEGRLTRNFLTTLIGDYTETFTTSDHKDGRYFKLSSNSTWMFTKDFYLRVHAQGILGTTFYQQKEIYNEYLLSCLMSWEYRPGSFLYLAYNEGRFDPSGNSGWRNMSLNNRTIILKISYFFSI